The window tgaatatatgtagagttagtttgaagtcttttgagacattagcctactataagttggtatgaagaaAAACTCAACATATGCAGACTAGAGATCTCAAGAATAAGGTTCAATGAGACAACCTAATTGTTATAACTTGGAAAATTATTGTTGAGAATTAATCATATAATggaacaatatatatattttgacgaggataaacatatcgtttttaatgattctttgtgagaaaaGATATCACCTATGTGAGGTAAAAGTGGGTTTGCTTCGAAAGAATTGTACGGCTCAATTTTAGACCCTATCACAGATCAGACACATTTCTATGaccaaaacggacacaaccatgaaaGAATTGCACAGTTATAAATAACTCGTAACCATCCCGTCCTAAATGTAAGATAGCTTTTGTTTTcttgtatattttatgaaatatgaatTAAGGGAATTTTCCactttttcacaaaaaaaaaaatgttaattccTTTAAGAAAATGATGATTATTAATACTTGATATTTAATAAgataactttaataaataaaagtgttatttaagagattaaaaaatttatattctattttgttctgaatattttaaattgaatattttaaattgaagtaAAGGTATGACTTATGATTGtctcataaaataaactctaattaaaatatatataataataattttcatgttttgtaACACAATGAACTAAACAATGGAAATCATACCTTGGAACTATATTTATAAACCATAAAATATGGCAAAATTTGTTGTACTATTAcgataaaatataaacatgtcataaaaacataaacattaAGTGTTTTTTCacacatatatattcataataatgaaAGTTAGTAATAATGTATATATGCTATATGCTTGGCGGAGAATATTATTGAGTGCCTGTTAAATTCCCcgtgaaaaggaaaaaaaataagtattataaTAAGAGTTGTGGGTTTGTTTCATAAAAGTACCACCCACATTTCTAACTGCATCATGGAAGAAAATGGGAGAATAATTTTAAgggaaaaatgtcaattttatcactgaactataatggaatattcacgtatatcattgaactaatttttgttcgctcATACCATTGAAGTTGAGATCAATATTCATCTATGTCACTACTCCATCAAACCTCTAACCCCGTTAAGTTTCTGTTAAATGAGACGACAGATGGAATtaacatgtcatcttttttaattaatatattgacatgtcatattttttaattattatatattatataaatttttatttatttaaaattctaaataataaaacatttacaaagtcattaataatttcCTTATCTTGCCCTAATTAACTAAACCCATCATTCTTCATCTCCGATTCTTGTTCTTCAAAGAATTCGATTTCTCAAATAAAGGATAGAAGGGAGACTGACGAGTTAGCGAGAGAATTGAGGGCAATGTGAGATGAGATTTTGATTTCAGAACCCTACCACGACGAACTTTGACATTTAGCTGAGCCTTAGACCTCAACTTTTTCTTCTTACTTCGACTAGTCTCAAATAAAGTTCACAATGAACAATGATGACAGGTAATGAAGTTTAcaaatcttcttctttcttttgaaGGCTTATTTCAAGATTATTGTTCTTGTTCTCTTCCTATATGCTTCTTTGTCTTCAGAGTTTTGTTCTCCTTTCTCTTCCTATATTTCTGGATTattgttatgttttaaaaaGATGAATCTATCTGATTGATTAGGTTTATATTATCAACAAGAATGCATTATCAGGATAGCATTTACTTATCTTTGCTTTAGAAAGGTGAATCTATCTGATTGATTAGGTGAAtcagagaaaaaaaaattgtaggtttaattaattagggcatgagagagaaattataaataactttgtaaatgttttattatttagaattttaaataaataaatatataatatatattaattaaaaaagatgacatttcaatatattaattaaaaaagatgacatgttaATTCCACATGTCGTCTCATTTAACAGAAACTTAACGAGATTAGAGGTTTGATGGAGTAGTGACATAGATGAATATTAATCTCAATTTCAGTGGTATGAGTGAATAAAAATTAGTTCATTGATATATGTGAATATTCCATTATAGTTCagtgataaaattgacattattcCCATAAGTTTAATGatagtaaatttttttaagttgagGATTTGGATCTATATGTAATTTCagcaaaaatattttgtttactttctcctACATGACCATGCTTAATTTTATCAAAGTTATTTTCTGTCTATTTGATTGATCTATCATTTCATTCAAGTTAAATACTCGTACTTTTAATCATTCTAACCGGTTTTTGTGTGATTCACATGTCATTTTTGTGATTTTGTCAGGTATACACAGTTTCGACTCTTTAAAGAGTAAATATGTTATcaatctttttctttctttccatttttattattttatgtgttCCTGTAACTTGTtagaaatgttatatttataactCAACAATCTAACGTTCTatcaacaatttaaataaaatgggAAAGTATTTAAAAACCTTGATAAATGTGTGGGTCAACAACTTTATTAACAGGacatagaaaaagaaaaacacataTTAATTAAGTTAGATAATATAAGTTACTTAATCCAATGTTGTCAAGGCATCCAAACAAATTAAAGTGGTCAAGTTGGCCACctaaaaaaagttgaaaaggACACCCCAAATTATtgatgaatataataattacatgcttttttttttcaggGCCAAGTAACGGATTAGGATCAAGTACTATACATATACTATATACAATATGATGTACTATGAAAAATATCCCATAATTTGTGCCCCAATTTGGGTACATTCCTTTATTGATTCTATTTTATTGATAACCtagtataaatttttaaaaaaaattataattgataatCTAATACTCATAACAAAATGCTTGTAACAAACAAGGatttataacaatattcaaTTTTCACAGGTTAATTGGCTTTTAAAcatcatattaaatattattattatttggagTGTGTATTTAAATCGGTTTGAATCGTTATATATACTTATACCAACTCAATTTGATCCaaacaatatataattcttaaaatttaaaatcaaatagagTTTTAGTCTAATAAAAACGATTAATTAaggacatatatatatatatatatatatatattatttatttaaataactgaaCCAAATGAATACACacaatatatgttaattaattttataatatatgtaattttagtttttaattaacattcataaaatttaaattatttcaatttgaaaaaaaaaagtatgtatataaataaaaaaaattggatttttattattcttgaaatattattaaatgttatatttgttaactagtttaatagttttaattaaaaattatttattttagttattatttatctattttgatatgtatttattcattgaattttatttcaaacaaatattattataggtATTACTTAACTTATATTTAcgtctttatttaataaaaaaataatttatatatatctaagaGTTTACCAAATTAACTCAATTTTAGATACATTCGATCGGTCGGATATAACACTAAATTTACCGAGGTAGttgaatcatatatatttaaattgattcaaAACGGAATCCCTTATAATtgttatatcattattttattttttaaaacatttataaagggtattttaaaaagaaaaaaaaattgtgaatgaaccttcattttcaaaaacattaatcaaatacttataacaaaaaaatcataatatttttaatatgtgaTGTCTATGTCTATACTGAAGATAAGTCATAAAACAAAAGTTATTAATGAAGAgaagaatgaaaagaataatttaCCTCCATTAAAAAAGTGATTTCTttattcaaccaaaaaaaattataatattcataataaagCATTTGTGCACCCTCAATTATGGAGCTACATCAAAATAAAGGAAAAGTCAGTTAAAGACACTAATAACACGTGTAATTCAAACTCCTTTTCAACATGATTTTCTCCtcacataattatatatttacggATTTACCTCTACTTGGTTATTTCTAGCACGAAAGAAAAGCTATGGATAAAACCGGGTTTGACTCAGTTTTATCTTCACAATTTGGAGAATTAACGATGAGTCAACTTTATAAGCAAACGAAACCGGGTTTGATTTACTTTACTTGAAATttgtatcaataattttttcaaaaaaatgacttctaattatatattacaaaaactaTTCATATAATTAGTTTCAAACATTACTATGTTAAAACTAAAgtattcttataattataatagagATGATTCTAGAGATATTAAAAGGAATTGGGTAAGTAATTCTGGATTAATATCACAATGAACATATATtgagtatttttaatataaatatatatatatatatatatatatatatatatatatatatatatatatatatatatatatatatatagtggatGCAGGTGAGAAGCTTACAATGGATGCTTTAATTTGCTTTGACATATAAAAAAATCTGCAGACAACTAAAAAGCATAAGcattaatattatgaaatatatatagtcaattaTTTTGATTAGTTCTCTTCATTAATTagtatcaattatatatatttaatcagcTAGCACTCTTCATGTGATTTAATTGCTTTAACTAGTGCAGCCTTGTAGGACAATAACTTTTGATGAGTtgatcatatataattaattaggtgcaaaaatttaatagatttttcaATCTAGGTATCATATCTTATTTAaggttatttaattatttagtgaAAGAGAAAGCATATATGGGAACTTGCTATAGTGTTTCATAGTGGGAAACTATATATTAGAAAActtatataaaagtatattctTGTGGTATAATTaaccatattttatttttattttttaaagtgagAATAACCATATGTTAATTTACCTTTTGATTTTGGGTAGTAATTATTCAGTTGTTTTATGAATACATCAATGATTTttagtttgtatatatatatatatatatatatatatatatatatatatatatatatatatatataagagttcACCCTTTGACAACAAAGTaagttttgatttcatttctaTTTGAAGAACTTCACCTATTTTAAGTTGTTAAGTTGTGAGGTGTACTCTTTAgtcaattattatgttttttttttttaattatattgttgtGTTTGTGAACTTTGACCGTGAAGTCATTttgtttcattaattataatatttttctttttcatgatATTGATTTATTTCCTTTGCAATTATTCAATTAGAAATTCGATAAAACTCTCATCTCCTTAATTAGTTTATTCAAGGATTGGTATGATGGGATTAACACAGCTTTATCTTTCTCAGCACTTGTTAATTTCTTTATTCaagaatttataattttcaccaacaccaatttatttatttatgaattgtATGGATTGAAATGTTTGTCTTACAAACTCAGGGGATGCTCAAATTTGGTTACATACGAATAGAAATAAAATggttttagttaaaaaaaaatccaaaatataatttttgaattgataatgcataaatactttttttggttAATTTACCGTTGTCAAATTTATGCACCCCAATCGAGCGGCGAAATGGCCATTGCAGTTACGCAGGCCTTAGGTATTAGTTTTCTACTTGTTGTCGCCCTACCGACTCTAATCATTTATTAACACGCAtttaacatttcaaaaaataagACATTTAATGAAACTTGTTTAATTGTAGAGGAAGTAATTATTCTGATTACTTTTAAACCAAAACAATTTTCTCATTCACATAAACCtatatacatatacattttACATGTCCTCTTTTTTATTCTTACTACTTTAGTCACTCCATTGTTCTAAGGCACCAACCAAAACACACCACTATACACtgatttttgtataatttatccATCAATCAACCCTGTTTTCGCAGCGTTTCGTAAAACTTTGCAATGAACTTTTCCGCCGCCTCATTCACATGGTTGTGATCGCCCACATCCATATTCATTGGGTACGGGGAATCAGTTATTCTCAGCTGCTTCACCATCCGCGTCATGCCAAACCCTAACTCTGGTAACATAGGTGAATCACTCGTAACCATAGGGCTCCAAAAGTAATCGGGTGAAGATTCTACAGATGACTCCATTTCCATTATTGCCTTTCTAACAGCTTCTTCGGCAATTATAGAGTCGTCTTCATGAGTATCGGGTGAGTGGACACATGTAAAGAAGCCTCGTTGAGAGGCGGTTTGCTTCCTCTTGATGAATTCGTCGATTTTTGGCGTTTGGATGTTATGATGATGAATATGGTTATGGAGCGAGAGAAAACTTTGTATGAGTTTGCCACGTTTTTTCAATATGTGTAGGTCACGACGGCCAATAACCTTTGCCTTTGATATTCCTTTCCTTAAAACGAATAGTATTGTTTTGAGCGTGTTCATGAACCTTCGACTGGCAGTTATGGCCATATTGGTGTCTTCCATTTTTTATGATGGGATCTTTGTGTTTATAGAAGTTTGGCTTTGGAATCTAGGGAAAGAAGATTGTTATTGAATTTGTAATGAGGATGAATATTTATGAAGGTGGGAATATATATAGAGACTAGCTTGAGATAGAAAAGGAGGTTTCCTTAACTTTAATTTTGGTTAGGATGAATTATTGGTGATTGGACTAgtttttaagattaattatttcgACCAATAAgcttttaacaaatatattaactttacttgttcaagagcttgtttgaggaagtggttatttggataaatcttgggttttgtccAAATAACCTTGTATGAtggaattaataaaaaatcaggttttttaaaatttataccaATTTTAccctttctatatatatatatatataatattttgtaaatgacataatttaatttatatgaaattaaataaaattttaaaatataataaaataaatattaaaaaactttaaatattttaatattattattaataaaaaaactctttatttatatattataattaataatactttctttaaataaaataattttatttatattaaattaaattttgaaatataataaaataaatattaaaaaactatacatatattaatattaacttttattaataaaaaataaaattttaatatatatatatatatatatattataattaataatactttttttaaatgaaataatttaatttctattaaattaaattttaaaatataataaaataaatattaaaaactatacatatattagtattaacttttattaatataaaaataaaattttaaataaatattaattttctaatttattactattaaaatttaaatattatatgagataatataatatgttatagttttatttatattataaatttattttaattattataattaattaaaaaaaattaaataaaatagtttcagttgtctataattataatttaaatgtcatttaattttattgttattattttcttaaattacattataatattttgattttattaaattaaaaaaaaatattaacttaaattaattaatatatttatttagaatgagtttatatatataaaaatagaataaatttttttataaatatttaatttatatgagatatatttataaattaattaatatatgttattcaaatatattaactttatattttagtataattatttatttatttgaattatttaaattttaatagggtatgttataattgaatttatattgtgattttatttttatttgagataattaataaaattatttaaaatgaaataattttataatttaatttatattaaaataattaaaatataaataaatattatatatattaaaataattttttattaatataaaaataaatatttaagtagagggtaatttgggtattttaattaataaaataattgatttgattgatgatgggaaggttgggttttgggataaaacctgggttttatcccaaaaacccaaagatcaaacgagaCCCAAGTGTATTTCCccttttctctctttatttatacTTTTTGTCAAAAATTTCTTCCCCTTGAGATTGAGGGCTGTGttggaaaaaaaacaattgtgTTTATTTAAAGGGTTaactaagtaaatatttattcattttgtgaATTTTCAATTAAGAAACATACTATCTAAACACGCTACGTTATTGagtttcttttattatttgatatttttgtttaaaaaaagtaagatttatttcatttaaagtAATCAtgttttattgtaaatttaataaaattgaactaTACAAAATTATCTAATTTGTCACTAATATTTAAGATAAAGTTAGCTAGATAAATAGAATCTGATCACACATTTAAAACTAACTATTAATGGTTTGatgttgagtttttttttgtttttatttatttattatttaatttatcaactaattaaaagaaattatgataattcaaccggttaaaaatttaaaattactatttttttaattaagaaaaacatgtaataaaaatcataattaaccCAATTACTATCAAACAAACTTATATAGATGATGAAATTTGGACATGCATTTTCTTTAAAGATATCTTCTTAGTTAACTTTTATAATCAATCACTTTGTCCATTTTTTAGCTCATAACTAAATCTAGATATTCAAGAACATTCTTAGTAGGAAccaaaatcttaaataaaattattgtcatAAGTTAAAACATAGTTTTTTAGGCTTGAACTAACATGAAATATATCTAGtctaaatttgttttcaatttgatttaattaaaaaaaatatctcactttttttatattaaattaatcaaataaaatatcaaaatattcttaatttttagtttataatattaaatattttgtactaaataactcaaataaactagtttttcaataaataaaaattcatataaaaaaaattaaaaaaattatttctaaagtACCTTGACCTGTCCCTGTTTGGGACATGTGAGATCCTCTGATAGGAACGTTCCCTTGTTACAGGGAAgggtaaaatttaaattattttttttcaattatcgATAAAGAGGGCATAAGGTACAAATGACTCATTTGTAACCGAAGATTTCATCTGTGTTTGGAAGGGCTGCCTGAGCTCTTCTCCCATTAATTCTTATGTGTTGTTTCAAGATGAAAATGACTCAtcaaaatttctttattttttttatgataaaagaGATGTTATATTACAAGGATGAACGTCTTTGCAATGTCGAGCATAGTTGTGCAAATGGTTAAACTCAACCCATTTTACTAGGCATGACATTTTAGCTCTAACGGGTCGGGTACTCGAAGAAACCGAACCAATTGGTTCAGgtaatttacttatttttcgGTTTTGGATAATTTCGGGTCGGAGATCGGTTCCAGTTCAGGTCTGGTTTGGTTCGGGGTACCAGAAAGAAatttagataattaaatatatttttttctggTTCTCCCTCTTCCGTTCGTATTAGTGCCATTCCTTTTTGCATTTCTGCTAACCATGGTCATTTCCATAATTTTTACATGATATACTTAATTTAGAGTGAAAAATATTGAGAATAAGAGATGAGAAAGAAGATGGGTTAGATTAGAGAAAATGaggatttattttaatatatatatttttaactattataaaccgtttattttattttatttaatataatatttataattacttttattaaatatttttttaaagctTAAAACACatgaatttttataatgtattatctaataatttaaaatattaaaattttgttcaattttaTCCCAATTATGTTTAAACATggataaaaactaaaaatatattaacttgttaaaattagtaataactaaaaaagaatttgttttaaaaaactaGTCCAGTTCGGGTTCAGTTCGGGTTCGGTTTGGGTACGGGTACCCATCGGTTCCGAACCGATATTtcggataatttaaataaccgTTTTTTTTCGGGGGGAAATCGGGTCCAATTCTGTTCCTGTCCGGATCGGGTCCTCCGAAACCCAAAAATTTGTCATGTCTACATATTACTAACTCATATTCAATGCAAATTAAATTGGGTCAactcatattaatgaataatatatgaGTTGGGTATGGATTGGATTGGATAACCCAAACTAAACTTTAgtttataatacatttattaatttttttactcatttaatatttaatacgtttttgtccctgttaacacattttgatccgtttaacaattatttgatttgttttacctaatttaatacgtttttgacttatccaacacatttttaactcatttaacaaatatttattcacttaatatgttttgactcgtttaatacgtttttagttttaataagtATGTAactcattttaatcaatttcacacattttggcacgtttaatacgttttagcacgtttaacacgtttttgatatgttaacacatttttggcatgtttaacacattttaacatgtttaacacgttttcacacgtttttaatgtttttggcacgtttaacacatttttacgtttttgacacgttttcacgttttggcacgttcaacatgtttttgacacgtttttttacgtttttggcatgtttaacatgtttttgacatgcttaacacatttttcacattgtagacacatttaaaacatttgtcacacattaaacacgtttttaacgtTTTTGATACTTTAACcgatttttgacacgttttggcacgtttaacacgtttttttacatgttttacACATTAATACCTTTTGATagatttaacacgtttttcacgtttttggctaCATATATTTTCGCTccatttaatgaattaataaaaaaacgtgttaaacgtgttaaaagcaCACTAAATGgaccaaaacatgttaaacatgtcaaaaacgtgttaaacgtgccaaaatatgtcaaacatgccaaaatgtattaaacatgtcaaaaacgtgttaaaatgttaaacgtgtcaaaacgtgttaaatgtattaaacgtgccaaatgtGTTATAAGTCCTAAAAACGTGTTacacatgccaaaaatgtgttaaaacatgtcaaaatgtgttaaacgtgccaaaaacgtgttaaatgtgtcaaaacttgtaaaacgtgccaaaacgtgttaaatgtgctaaaaatgtgttaaatgtgttaaacgtgttaagtttgtcaaaacgtgttatacatgttaaacgtgccaaaaacttgCTATACATGTTatacatgtcaaaaacgtgttaaacaggccaaaaatgtgtaagagatctaaaaaacgtgttaaacatgtcaaaaacgtgtgaaaaagtgttaaaaatgtcaaaacgtattaaacgtgtcaaaaatgtgaaaatgtgttaaacttatcgaaacgtgttaaacttctcaaaacgtgttaaacttttcaaaacgtgtttaatttatcaaaatatgttaaacttgttaaaaacgtgttaaacatgtcaaaaacgtgttagaatgtcaaaaacgtgaaaaatatgttaaacgcataaaaaacatgttaaacaagTCAAAactgtgttaaacgtgtca is drawn from Impatiens glandulifera chromosome 3, dImpGla2.1, whole genome shotgun sequence and contains these coding sequences:
- the LOC124929990 gene encoding uncharacterized protein LOC124929990, with amino-acid sequence MAITASRRFMNTLKTILFVLRKGISKAKVIGRRDLHILKKRGKLIQSFLSLHNHIHHHNIQTPKIDEFIKRKQTASQRGFFTCVHSPDTHEDDSIIAEEAVRKAIMEMESSVESSPDYFWSPMVTSDSPMLPELGFGMTRMVKQLRITDSPYPMNMDVGDHNHVNEAAEKFIAKFYETLRKQG